The Paenibacillus sp. FSL W8-0426 region CACGGCTGTAACCGTGTATACATATTCTCCGCCCAGCTCCACTTCGTTGTCCACGTAGACGGTCTCTGCCGTCGTAGCCAGCAGCTCGGCCTTGGAGGCTCCGCGGGATTGGCGATACACCTTGTACTCGGCCGCATCCGCCGCCGCTTCCCATGATAGGGCAGCCGTAATCGGATCGGCGTCGAGGTTCAATTCATCCAGCTTCAGGTTTGCGGGAGCCGTCAATACGGGCGTGATCTCGATCCCGTTCAAATGCGCCGTTTGTCCGCTGAACACCAGATTCATCTGTCCATCCTGAACCGTGACTTGGTTGAACACCTTTTCGGCAATATTTTGGGCGCCGGAGGAGACGGTACCATAATCTTTGCCTTCGATGTTGACGTTCGTTCTGGCCGATCCGATCCAGTCGCCCGTATACGTCTTCACCGAGTACGTTCCGTTCGGCAAATCCACCTTGAATTCGTACGACCCGCCGAAATAAATGACGAAATCGCGGCGCAGGTCATCGGTGGCGCTGCCACGGTCCCGATCCGCCATATTGGCTGAAGAGGTCAGGCCGTAACCCCGTTCCGGCGTATAAATCGTATTCCGATTGACCTCGGTGTACCCTGCAGCTACCGGCGAGCCGACCGGGCCGAAATCATAACGGTAATTGGCCGATTTGGTCGTAAAGCCGACTTCATCCGAAGCTTCCGATTCGCCGCGTCCGTTCACGGCAGTAACTCGAACGGTGTAGGATTGTCCTTCGGCCAATCCGCTAAGCGTAAGCGTAGGCACGGTGGCCGTTCCTGCCAGCTTGTAGGCTGATTCCGGCTCGGATGCCAGTTTCCGGTACACTTTGTAAATATCAGCGGCGTCATCAGCCGTCCATTTCAACACAGCCCCTGCGTTGCTGATGCTGCCTGCTCTAAGATCCTGCGGTTTGGCCGGCACTTCGGCCGGAACCTGCGCATCCTTGACGGCGGCGGACAACGGAAGGTCCAGCTCACGGATGGCATTGGCAACAAGCCTTGCGATCTGGATCGCTCCGTATTCCTGGAAGTGGGTATTATCCGTTGCGCCGTTCGGGAAGGCCTGGTAGATACCCGCCGGCACATGAAGGAATACCGACAAGGTCGCCTCCGGCCCGATGGAATCGTAATATGCGATGCTAAGCGCGCTGAGATCGATCAATTTCACGTTTTTCTCGGCCGCGACTTCCTTCATCGCCTGCACGTATTCAGGGAAGGACACATTAAATTTGCCCGTATCCGCGTTGAAATCGCGGCGTCCCATCGGCGTCACCAGAATTGGCGTAGCACCCCGCTGCTCCACCCCGTCTATGTAAGTCTTCAGGTAGTTTTTGTAATCGGCGGGTGAGGCGTAGCGATCGGGAACGCTGATCGTTGCGTCGTTATGCCCGAATTGAACCAGAAGGTAATCGCCCGGACGAATGGCGCGCAAAATTTCATCCAGCCTGCCTTGGAAAATAAATGACTTGGAGCTGCGTCCGCCGATGGAATGGTTTTTGATCTCCACGGCATCACTGAAGAACGATGGCAGCATCTGGCCGTATCCGGCTTGAGGTTTCCAGTACGGGTCATACGTCTGCATGGTGGAATCGCCCGCAAGGTACAGCACCGGTTTGCTCCCGGCCTCCCGCTCAGGCAACCTTTCAATCGTAAGCGCATTCAATTTGGCGGCCGTTCCGGCGAACTCAAAGTTCATCTGCCCGTCCACCAGCGCAATGTCGAAGCTCATCTCCAAAAATTCACCAGCCGCTTTGGCCGTGGGCAGCACCTTATCCATGCTCTCCACCTTGATGGCAATGTCCGTATTCCCTTGCGGGTCGCCCGCCACCAGGGAAACGGTGTAATCGCCATTCGGTAAATCAACCTTGAAGCCTGCCCCTTCGGCCAGCAAGGCAAAGTCCGATTTGATCGGATCTTCCGTGCCCCGATCCTGTACCGTAACTTTAGACAGATCCGTGAAGCCGTAACCCGCCCCGGCAGAATAAGCAGCGCTCGCGTCAACCGCCGTATATCCGTCTGCCGTCCCACCCGAACCGAAGTCGTATTTATGAAAGATTGCATCGGCAGCATTCCCTTCGGAAGCAGCCGCACTTACCGTTGTCATGCCAAACATCGTCCCCCAGCCCATGCTGGAGATGGTAAACACCCATATGAGCAAGATCAAGCCGATTCGTCGCGTCTTCGCGATCATCAATACCCATCCTTTCGTCATCTCATGATTGAATGATTACAGACAAATTGATGAAACCACTAAACAAGTAAGCGCTTGCAATATGTCGTATCCAACGTTTTTCTTCTCTGATTTATGTCATTTCCGGGCCCCGCATCGGCCCGCCCGCTTCCCTCCCCATACCAAAAGTAAATTACTTTCTAGATACTATCCTTTCTCCCAGGGAATGAACATGTAATTTTCCGTCTTCTTCCATTAAAAAACCGATTTTTTGATGTATTACTCTTGCTCAAAACCGTTTCAGTGGATCAGCACCGCCATAGCGATAAATGTCCTTTTCAATCATCAACCATTCAGTTACAATAGGGCAATGTGTGTCCGGACCCAGCGGATACAAAATTAAACCATTCAAGGATGTATGCTTCGCACCATCCGATTTGAACCATTGGAGGCTTATCAACAACTATGCAAACCGATTCACGCACTCAAGTCAAAATCATAAACGCCGATCCCAGCGCGATGGGATTATTCGGGCTGGCCATCGTCACTTTGGTCGCCTCTTCCCAAAAGCTCGGCATCACGGAAGGGCTTAGCTACGCGATCCCATGGGCGATTTTCCTCGGCGCGTTCGCGCAATTGTTCGCTTGCATTCAAGATTCGAAAAGAAATAACACCTTCGGTACAACGGCCTTTGGCGCATACGCATTTTTCTGGTTTGCGATGGGGGCAAACTGGCTGATCAAAATGGGCGTGTTCGGCTCCACTCTTGCGGAACAAACCGATGGCAAGCAGCTCGGATTCGCTTTTGCCGGATATTTGATCTTCACCCTGTTCATGACGCTGGGCGCCGTGGAAGCGAACAAGGTATTGCTGATCATTTTCATT contains the following coding sequences:
- a CDS encoding acetate uptake transporter, whose translation is MQTDSRTQVKIINADPSAMGLFGLAIVTLVASSQKLGITEGLSYAIPWAIFLGAFAQLFACIQDSKRNNTFGTTAFGAYAFFWFAMGANWLIKMGVFGSTLAEQTDGKQLGFAFAGYLIFTLFMTLGAVEANKVLLIIFILIDFLFLGLTFDAFGIAPHIFHTIAAYAELCIGIVSLYGTGASVLNAHFGRTFLPVGGPSGIFKAKA